A single region of the Podospora pseudopauciseta strain CBS 411.78 chromosome 1, whole genome shotgun sequence genome encodes:
- a CDS encoding hypothetical protein (EggNog:ENOG503P8RS), which translates to MKRSVTDRSWRLPLQLRRQAMHRRTYSDSSEASHCSRASSSSEDQFAFSPATENPPTRSVTSNFTASLDQTADINSEARFSADVAGPSVDTPQGSSSSKSRPIAIEIPSFRRHDTVTGVDASLPPAPLSGRGDIPGGYFPLHEDPQSRVTIPHPFHNDADMARQYSWQKAAESTTNRAASPLSMSMSTSIRNETDHFPFSERSKTTALTAHTPATSYIPMGHHAGIALPLGKYYPTNWERRHGKSSQQQRPSTPAKPASSAGHESQGQKLRREQGHARSGSEVKRRIQQYQRDMVAQATMAARSVVANSAALPAAIGGPDGFFGASQLKTKPKSPRLAPLGSPGPVTPMSLEGEDGGYLTLGRPMTGADAERQAAELEKAMRADEARRNRNNSHSSPGALSV; encoded by the exons ATGAAGCGATCTGTGACAGACCGGTCGTGGAGGCTGCCTCTACAGCTGAGGCGGCAGGCCATGCATCGACGAACCTACTCAGACTCGTCGGAAGCATCCCATTGCTCTCGCGCATCATCGAGCTCCGAAGATCAGTTTGCCTTCTCGCCAGCTACCGAGAACCCGCCAACTCGAAGTGTTACCTCCAACTTCACGGCTTCCCTTGACCAGACTGCCG ATATCAACTCCGAGGCCCGTTTCTCCGCCGATGTGGCAGGTCCATCAGTCGACACACCCCAAGGAAGTTCGAGCAGCAAAAGCAGGCCAATTGCCATCGAGATACCATCATTTCGCAGACACGATACTGTTACGGGTGTGGACGCTTCGCTTCCGCCGGCCCCCTTGTCAGGACGAGGTGATATCCCTGG AGGATACTTCCCTCTCCACGAAGATCCCCAATCCCGGGTCACTATTCCCCATCCATTCCACAACGACGCCGACATGGCCAGACAATACTCCTGGCAAAAGGCTGCCGAGTCCACGACCAATCGGGCGGCGAGCCCCTTGTCCATGAGCATGAGCACCTCGATCAGAAACGAAACCGATCACTTCCCCTTTTCTGAGCGCTCGAAAACAACTGCGCTCACTGCTCACACCCCCGCAACGTCGTATATCCCAATGGGCCACCACGCTGGCATTGCGCTACCTCTTGGAAAATACTACCCCACGAACTGGGAGAGACGCCACGGCAAGAgttcccagcagcagcggcccTCGACACCGGCAAAGCCCGCTTCCTCGGCTGGCCACGAGTCTCAGGGGCAAAAGCTGCGTCGGGAACAAGGGCATGCCCGATCCGGCTCTGAAGTCAAACGCCGTATCCAACAATACCAGCGTGACATGGTTGCGCAGGCCACGATGGCTGCGAGGTCAGTGGTAGCTAACAGTGCTGCTCTTCCAGCAGCCATCGGAGGGCCTGATGGGTTCTTCGGTGCCAGTCAGTTGAAGACGAAGCCGAAATCCCCTCGTCTGGCACCGCTCGGCAGTCCCGGACCCGTCACACCAATGTCGctggagggcgaggacggCGGTTACCTGACACTCGGTCGACCCATGACAGGTGCCGATGCCGAACGTCAAGCC